The following coding sequences are from one Kosakonia sp. H02 window:
- the oxyR gene encoding DNA-binding transcriptional regulator OxyR: MNIRDLEYLVALAEHRHFRRAADSCHVSQPTLSGQIRKLEDELGVMLLERTSRKVLFTQAGLLLVDQARTVLREVKVLKEMASQQGESMSGPLHIGLIPTVGPYLLPHIIPQLHQTFPKLEMYLHEAQTHQLLAQLDSGKLDCAILALVKESEAFIEVPLFDEPMMLAIYEDHPWVNRECVPMADLAGEKLLMLEDGHCLRDQAMGFCFEAGADEDTHFRATSLETLRNMVAAGSGITLLPALSVPRERKRDGVVYLPCIKPEPKRTIGLVYRPGSPLRSRYEQLAEAIRSAMNGHFDNTLKQAV, from the coding sequence ATGAATATTCGTGATCTTGAATACCTGGTGGCATTAGCCGAACACCGCCATTTTCGTCGTGCAGCCGACTCCTGCCACGTTAGCCAACCCACGCTGAGCGGGCAGATCCGTAAACTGGAAGATGAACTGGGCGTCATGCTGCTGGAGCGTACCAGCCGCAAAGTCCTGTTTACCCAGGCCGGTTTGTTGCTGGTGGATCAGGCGCGTACCGTGCTGCGCGAGGTCAAAGTGCTGAAGGAAATGGCAAGCCAGCAGGGGGAAAGCATGTCCGGCCCGCTGCATATTGGTCTGATCCCAACCGTTGGACCTTACTTGCTGCCGCATATTATTCCTCAGCTGCATCAAACCTTCCCAAAACTCGAAATGTACCTGCATGAAGCGCAGACGCATCAGCTACTGGCGCAGCTCGACAGCGGTAAGCTCGACTGTGCGATCCTGGCGCTGGTGAAAGAGAGTGAAGCGTTTATCGAAGTGCCGCTTTTCGACGAACCAATGATGCTGGCGATTTATGAAGATCACCCGTGGGTTAACCGTGAATGCGTGCCGATGGCCGATCTGGCGGGCGAAAAATTGCTGATGCTGGAAGATGGCCACTGCCTGCGCGATCAGGCGATGGGCTTCTGTTTTGAAGCGGGCGCGGATGAAGATACCCATTTCCGCGCAACCAGCCTGGAAACGCTGCGTAATATGGTGGCGGCCGGAAGTGGTATTACGCTGCTGCCTGCGCTGTCAGTACCGCGTGAACGCAAACGCGATGGCGTCGTTTACTTGCCGTGCATCAAGCCGGAACCGAAACGGACTATTGGCCTGGTTTATCGTCCGGGTTCGCCGCTGCGCAGCCGCTATGAGCAGCTGGCAGAGGCCATCCGCAGTGCGATGAATGGCCATTTCGACAATACGTTAAAACAGGCGGTTTAA
- the argH gene encoding argininosuccinate lyase, whose product MALWGGRFTQAADQRFKQFNDSLRFDYRLAEQDIVGSVAWSKALVTVGVLTQAEQQQLEEALNNLLEEVRANPQQILQSDAEDIHSWVEGKLIDKVGQLGKKLHTGRSRNDQVATDLKLWCKETISELLLANRQLQSALVVTAENNQDAVMPGYTHLQRAQPVTFAHWSLAYVEMLARDESRLQDALKRLDVSPLGCGALAGTAYEIDREQLAGWLGFASATRNSLDSVSDRDHVLELLSDASIGMVHLSRFAEDLIFFNSGEAGFVELSDRVTSGSSLMPQKKNPDALELIRGKCGRVQGALTGMMMTLKGLPLAYNKDMQEDKEGLFDALDTWLDCLHMAALVLDGIQVKRPRCQEAAQQGYANATELADYLVAKGVPFREAHHIVGEAVVEAIRQGKPLEALSLADLQQFSPVIGDDVYPVLSLQSCLDKRAAKGGVSPVQVAQAIAEAKARLV is encoded by the coding sequence ATGGCACTTTGGGGCGGGCGTTTTACTCAGGCAGCGGATCAACGGTTCAAACAGTTCAATGACTCTTTGCGCTTTGACTACCGCCTGGCGGAGCAGGATATCGTTGGCTCTGTGGCCTGGTCTAAAGCGTTAGTGACCGTTGGCGTGCTGACTCAGGCTGAGCAGCAGCAACTGGAAGAAGCGCTCAACAATTTGCTGGAAGAGGTGCGCGCCAACCCGCAGCAGATCCTGCAAAGCGATGCGGAAGACATTCACAGCTGGGTGGAAGGTAAGCTCATCGACAAAGTGGGCCAGTTGGGCAAAAAACTGCACACCGGGCGCAGCCGTAACGACCAGGTGGCGACAGATTTGAAACTGTGGTGCAAAGAAACCATCAGTGAATTGCTGCTGGCGAACCGCCAGTTACAAAGTGCGCTGGTGGTCACCGCAGAGAACAACCAGGACGCCGTGATGCCGGGTTATACGCATCTGCAACGCGCGCAGCCGGTGACGTTCGCGCACTGGTCTTTGGCCTACGTTGAGATGCTGGCCCGTGATGAAAGCCGTTTGCAGGATGCGCTGAAACGCCTGGATGTCAGCCCGCTGGGCTGCGGTGCGCTGGCCGGTACAGCGTATGAAATCGACCGTGAACAACTGGCGGGCTGGTTAGGTTTTGCTTCGGCAACCCGTAACAGCCTGGACAGCGTTTCTGACCGCGATCACGTGCTGGAGCTGCTCTCTGACGCCTCAATTGGCATGGTGCATCTGTCGCGTTTTGCCGAAGATCTCATCTTCTTTAACTCTGGCGAAGCCGGGTTTGTTGAGTTGTCCGATCGCGTCACCTCGGGGTCATCCCTGATGCCGCAGAAGAAAAACCCGGATGCGCTGGAGCTGATCCGCGGGAAATGCGGCCGAGTGCAAGGCGCATTGACCGGGATGATGATGACGCTGAAAGGCCTGCCGTTGGCCTACAACAAAGATATGCAGGAAGACAAAGAAGGGCTGTTCGACGCGCTTGATACCTGGCTTGACTGCCTGCATATGGCGGCGCTGGTGCTGGACGGCATTCAGGTGAAACGCCCGCGTTGCCAGGAAGCGGCGCAACAGGGTTACGCGAACGCGACAGAACTGGCCGATTACCTGGTGGCGAAAGGGGTACCGTTCCGTGAAGCGCACCATATTGTGGGTGAAGCGGTAGTGGAAGCGATTCGCCAGGGCAAGCCGCTGGAAGCGCTGTCGCTGGCCGATCTGCAACAGTTCAGCCCGGTCATTGGCGATGATGTTTATCCTGTCCTGTCCCTGCAATCGTGCCTTGATAAGCGCGCGGCAAAAGGTGGCGTGTCGCCGGTGCAAGTTGCGCAGGCGATTGCTGAGGCGAAAGCGCGGCTCGTGTAA
- the argB gene encoding acetylglutamate kinase, with amino-acid sequence MMNPLIIKLGGVLLDSEEALERLFTALVQYRASHQRPLVIVHGGGCVVDELMKQLNLPVKKKNGLRVTPADQIDIITGALAGTANKTLLAWAKKHHIASVGLFLGDGDSVKVTQLDEELGHVGLAQPGSPKLINALLDGGFLPVISSIGVTDEGELMNVNADQAATALAATLGADLILLSDVSGILDGKGQRIAEMTAAKAEQLIAQGIITDGMIVKVNAALDAARSLGRPVDIASWRHAEQLPALFNGTPIGTRILA; translated from the coding sequence ATGATGAATCCATTAATTATTAAGCTCGGTGGCGTACTGCTGGATAGTGAAGAAGCGCTGGAACGTTTGTTTACCGCACTGGTGCAATACCGCGCATCTCATCAACGTCCGTTAGTGATCGTCCACGGCGGCGGTTGCGTGGTCGATGAGTTAATGAAGCAGCTTAATCTGCCGGTGAAAAAGAAAAACGGCCTGCGTGTGACGCCCGCCGATCAAATCGACATTATTACCGGCGCGCTGGCGGGTACCGCCAATAAGACGCTGCTGGCATGGGCGAAAAAACATCACATCGCCTCGGTGGGCCTGTTCCTCGGTGACGGCGACAGCGTAAAAGTGACGCAACTGGATGAAGAACTCGGCCATGTCGGTTTAGCGCAGCCGGGTTCACCAAAGCTGATTAATGCGCTGCTGGACGGTGGTTTTCTGCCGGTGATCAGCTCCATCGGCGTGACTGATGAAGGTGAACTGATGAACGTCAATGCGGACCAGGCCGCGACCGCGCTGGCGGCAACGCTGGGTGCAGATCTGATCCTGCTCTCTGATGTGAGCGGTATTCTGGATGGCAAAGGCCAGCGCATTGCGGAAATGACAGCGGCCAAAGCTGAGCAATTGATTGCGCAGGGCATTATTACCGATGGCATGATCGTGAAAGTGAATGCGGCGCTCGATGCGGCCCGCTCGCTGGGTCGCCCGGTGGATATCGCTTCCTGGCGCCATGCCGAACAGTTACCGGCGCTGTTTAACGGCACGCCGATTGGCACGCGTATTCTGGCTTAA
- the argC gene encoding N-acetyl-gamma-glutamyl-phosphate reductase, with amino-acid sequence MLNTLIVGASGYAGAELVTYVNRHPDMNITALTVSAQSNDAGKCISDLHPQLKGIVDLPLQPMADIGDFLDDVDVVFLATAHEVSHDLAPVCLAAGCVVFDLSGAFRVNDPAFYGTFYGFTHQHADLLAQAVYGLAEWNHDQIKEAQLVAVPGCYPTAAQLSLKPLIDAGLLDLNQWPVINATSGVSGAGRKAALSNSFCEVSLQPYGIFNHRHHPEIATHLGTDVIFTPHLASFPRGILETITCRLKAGVTHAQVADVFKQAYDSKPLVRLYDKGVPALKNVVGLPFCDIGFAVQGEHLIVVATEDNLLKGAAAQAMQCANIRFGYAETQSLI; translated from the coding sequence ATGTTGAACACATTAATTGTGGGTGCCAGCGGTTACGCCGGCGCAGAGCTTGTGACCTATGTAAATCGCCATCCAGATATGAACATAACCGCTTTGACGGTTTCTGCGCAAAGTAATGATGCAGGAAAATGTATCTCTGATTTACATCCGCAGTTGAAAGGCATTGTTGATCTCCCGCTACAGCCGATGGCAGACATTGGCGACTTCCTTGACGACGTCGATGTTGTTTTCCTCGCCACGGCGCATGAAGTGAGCCACGATTTAGCGCCAGTGTGCCTGGCGGCGGGCTGCGTGGTGTTCGATCTCTCCGGCGCGTTCCGCGTTAACGATCCCGCGTTTTATGGAACATTTTATGGTTTTACCCATCAGCACGCCGATCTGCTTGCGCAGGCGGTTTACGGCCTGGCGGAGTGGAACCACGATCAAATCAAAGAGGCGCAACTGGTTGCCGTGCCGGGTTGCTACCCGACAGCGGCGCAGCTGTCGTTAAAACCGCTGATCGATGCCGGGCTGCTGGATCTCAACCAGTGGCCGGTGATCAACGCTACCAGCGGCGTAAGCGGAGCAGGGCGCAAAGCGGCGCTCTCCAACAGCTTTTGTGAAGTGAGCCTGCAACCGTATGGCATCTTCAACCATCGTCACCACCCGGAGATCGCCACGCATCTTGGCACCGATGTGATTTTCACTCCGCATCTGGCGAGCTTCCCGCGCGGGATCCTGGAAACCATTACCTGCCGTTTAAAAGCTGGCGTGACGCACGCGCAGGTGGCGGATGTGTTCAAACAAGCCTATGACAGCAAACCGCTGGTACGTCTGTATGACAAAGGCGTTCCGGCGCTGAAAAATGTGGTTGGCCTGCCGTTTTGCGATATCGGTTTTGCCGTGCAGGGCGAGCATCTGATTGTCGTCGCCACGGAAGATAACTTGCTGAAAGGCGCGGCGGCGCAGGCGATGCAGTGTGCCAATATTCGTTTCGGCTATGCTGAAACTCAGTCTCTTATCTAA
- the argE gene encoding acetylornithine deacetylase, which translates to MKMNLPPFIEIYRALIATPSISATEEALDQSNASLINLLAGWFGDLGFTVEVQPVPGTRNKFNMLASAGTGAGGLLLTGHTDTVPFDDGRWTRDPFTLTEHDNKLYGLGTADMKGFFAFILDALRDVDVTKLSKPLYVLATADEETSMAGARYFSENTQLRPDCAIIGEPTSLQPVRAHKGHLSNGIRILGQSGHSSDPARGVNAIELMHDAIGHILQLRDNLKERYHYDAFTVPYPTLNLGHIHGGDAANRICACCELHMDIRPLPGMTLNDLNGLLNEALEPVSARWPGRLNVFELHPPIPGYECPPDHQLVEVVENLLGVKTDVVNYCTEAPFIQTLCPTLVLGPGSINQAHQPDEYLETRFIKPTRELITQVVHHFCWH; encoded by the coding sequence ATGAAAATGAATTTGCCGCCATTTATCGAGATTTACCGCGCCCTGATTGCCACTCCGTCGATCAGCGCAACGGAAGAAGCACTGGATCAAAGCAATGCGTCTTTAATCAATTTGCTGGCAGGATGGTTTGGCGACCTCGGTTTCACTGTTGAAGTGCAGCCGGTGCCCGGCACGCGCAATAAATTCAACATGCTTGCCAGCGCGGGAACCGGTGCAGGCGGTTTGCTGTTAACCGGCCACACGGATACGGTGCCCTTTGATGATGGGCGCTGGACGCGCGATCCTTTCACCCTGACCGAGCATGACAACAAGCTCTACGGCCTTGGCACTGCCGATATGAAAGGCTTTTTTGCATTTATTCTCGATGCGCTGCGTGACGTCGATGTGACAAAACTGAGCAAGCCGCTGTATGTCCTTGCCACCGCCGATGAAGAGACCAGCATGGCCGGCGCGCGTTATTTTTCGGAAAATACGCAACTGCGCCCGGATTGCGCCATTATCGGCGAACCCACGTCATTGCAACCGGTTCGCGCCCATAAAGGCCATCTCTCTAACGGCATTCGCATTCTCGGCCAGTCCGGCCACTCCAGCGATCCAGCGCGCGGCGTCAACGCCATCGAACTGATGCATGACGCCATCGGCCATATTCTGCAACTGCGCGACAACCTGAAAGAGCGCTATCACTACGACGCCTTTACCGTGCCGTACCCGACGCTGAACCTTGGACATATTCACGGTGGTGATGCGGCAAACCGTATTTGCGCCTGCTGTGAATTACATATGGATATTCGCCCGCTGCCAGGCATGACGCTCAACGATCTGAACGGTCTGCTTAATGAGGCGCTGGAGCCGGTCAGTGCTCGCTGGCCGGGTCGACTGAATGTGTTTGAGCTGCATCCGCCAATCCCCGGTTACGAATGCCCGCCGGATCATCAATTGGTGGAAGTGGTGGAAAACTTACTCGGGGTAAAAACCGATGTGGTGAACTATTGTACCGAAGCGCCGTTTATTCAAACGCTCTGCCCGACACTGGTGCTGGGGCCCGGTTCAATCAACCAGGCGCATCAACCGGATGAATACCTGGAAACACGCTTTATTAAGCCGACGCGCGAACTTATTACGCAAGTTGTGCACCATTTCTGCTGGCATTAA
- the ppc gene encoding phosphoenolpyruvate carboxylase → MNEQYSALRSNVSMLGKLLGDTIKDALGENILDRVETIRKLSKSSRAGNEADRQELLTTLQNLSNDELLPVARAFSQFLNLANTAEQYHSISAKGEAANNPEVIARTIRKLKDQPHLNETTIIKAIESLSLELVLTAHPTEITRRTLIHKMVEVNACLKQLDNSDIADYERHQLMRRLRQLIAQSWHTDEIRRNRPSPVDEAKWGFAVVENSLWEGVPNYLRELNEQLEENLNYKLPVDFVPVRFTSWMGGDRDGNPNVTADITRHVLLLSRWKATDLFLKDIQLLISELSMVECTDELRELAGAEGAREPYRYLMKKLRGDLMATQSWLEARLKGQKLPKPAGLLTQNEQLWQPLYACYQSLQACGMGIIANGELLDTLRRVKCFGVPLVRIDIRQESTRHTEALGELTRYLGIGDYESWSEADKQAFLIRELNSKRPLLPRQWEPSDETREVLDTCKVIAEAPRGSIAAYVISMAKTPSDVLAVHLLLKEAGIGFALPVAPLFETLDDLNNADDVMTQLLNIDWYRGFIQGKQMVMIGYSDSAKDAGVMAASWAQYQAQDALIKTCEKAGIELTLFHGRGGSIGRGGAPAHAALLSQPPGSLKGGLRVTEQGEMIRFKYGLPEVTISSLSLYTSAIMEANLLPPPEPEAEWRHIMDELSEISCEMYRGYVRENKDFVPYFRSATPEQELGKLPLGSRPAKRRPTGGVESLRAIPWIFAWTQNRLMLPAWLGAGAALQKVVEDGKQSELEAMCRDWPFFSTRLGMLEMVFSKADLWLAEYYDQRLVKPELWPLGEELRKLLEADIKVVLDIANDSHLMADLPWIAESIQLRNIYTDPLNVLQAELLHRSRLAEEQGKESDSRVEQALMVTIAGVAAGMRNTG, encoded by the coding sequence ATGAACGAACAATATTCCGCGTTGCGTAGTAATGTCAGTATGCTCGGCAAACTGCTGGGGGATACCATCAAGGATGCACTGGGCGAGAACATTCTCGACCGCGTCGAAACAATCCGTAAGCTGTCCAAATCGTCTCGCGCCGGTAACGAAGCCGACCGCCAGGAACTGCTCACCACCTTGCAGAATCTGTCCAATGACGAGCTGCTGCCAGTCGCGCGTGCATTCAGCCAGTTTCTGAATCTGGCGAACACCGCCGAGCAGTACCACAGCATTTCAGCGAAAGGCGAAGCCGCTAACAACCCGGAAGTGATTGCCCGCACCATCAGAAAGCTGAAAGACCAACCTCATCTCAATGAAACCACCATCATCAAAGCGATTGAATCGCTGTCGCTGGAGCTGGTACTGACCGCGCACCCGACCGAAATCACGCGTCGCACGCTGATCCATAAAATGGTGGAAGTAAATGCCTGCTTAAAGCAACTGGATAACAGCGATATCGCCGATTATGAACGCCACCAGCTGATGCGCCGTCTGCGCCAGCTGATTGCGCAGTCCTGGCACACTGATGAAATTCGCAGAAACCGCCCAAGCCCGGTAGACGAAGCCAAATGGGGCTTTGCAGTGGTGGAAAATAGCCTGTGGGAAGGGGTGCCAAACTACCTGCGTGAGCTGAACGAACAGCTGGAAGAGAACCTGAATTACAAGCTGCCGGTCGATTTTGTGCCGGTACGCTTTACCTCCTGGATGGGCGGCGACCGCGACGGCAACCCGAACGTCACCGCCGATATCACCCGCCACGTACTGTTGCTCAGCCGCTGGAAAGCCACCGATCTGTTCCTGAAAGATATCCAGTTGCTGATTTCTGAACTGTCGATGGTGGAGTGTACCGACGAATTGCGCGAGCTGGCTGGCGCTGAAGGTGCACGCGAGCCGTATCGCTATCTGATGAAAAAGCTGCGCGGCGATTTGATGGCAACGCAAAGCTGGCTTGAAGCGCGTCTGAAAGGCCAGAAATTGCCGAAACCCGCCGGGCTGTTGACGCAGAATGAGCAACTTTGGCAACCGCTGTACGCCTGTTATCAATCGCTGCAAGCCTGCGGCATGGGCATTATCGCCAACGGCGAACTACTCGATACCTTACGCCGCGTGAAGTGCTTCGGCGTGCCGCTGGTGCGTATCGATATTCGTCAGGAAAGTACCCGCCATACCGAAGCGCTGGGCGAACTGACCCGCTATCTCGGCATTGGCGATTACGAAAGCTGGTCAGAAGCAGACAAACAAGCCTTCCTGATCCGCGAACTCAATTCCAAACGTCCGCTGCTGCCGCGCCAGTGGGAGCCGAGCGACGAGACCCGCGAAGTGCTGGACACCTGCAAGGTGATCGCCGAAGCGCCGCGCGGATCCATCGCCGCGTATGTGATCTCGATGGCGAAAACGCCGTCCGACGTGCTGGCCGTCCACTTGTTGCTGAAAGAAGCCGGCATCGGTTTCGCGCTGCCGGTCGCGCCGCTGTTTGAAACCCTTGATGACCTGAACAATGCCGACGACGTAATGACCCAGTTGCTGAATATCGACTGGTATCGCGGCTTTATCCAGGGCAAACAGATGGTGATGATTGGCTATTCCGACTCCGCAAAAGACGCGGGCGTGATGGCCGCAAGCTGGGCGCAATACCAGGCCCAGGACGCGCTGATTAAAACCTGCGAAAAAGCGGGCATTGAACTGACGCTGTTCCACGGTCGCGGCGGTTCTATCGGGCGTGGCGGTGCGCCAGCGCATGCGGCACTGCTTTCGCAACCGCCGGGCAGCCTGAAAGGTGGCCTGCGCGTGACCGAACAGGGCGAGATGATCCGCTTTAAATACGGCCTGCCGGAAGTCACCATCAGCAGCCTGTCGCTGTACACCAGCGCCATTATGGAAGCCAACCTGCTGCCGCCGCCGGAGCCGGAAGCGGAATGGCGTCATATTATGGATGAGCTGTCAGAGATCTCCTGCGAGATGTACCGCGGCTATGTGCGCGAAAATAAAGACTTTGTTCCCTATTTCCGCTCAGCAACGCCAGAGCAGGAACTGGGTAAACTGCCGCTGGGTTCCCGCCCGGCGAAACGTCGCCCGACCGGCGGCGTTGAATCTCTGCGCGCAATCCCGTGGATCTTCGCCTGGACGCAGAACCGTCTGATGCTTCCGGCCTGGCTCGGCGCAGGCGCGGCGCTGCAAAAAGTGGTGGAAGACGGCAAGCAGAGCGAGCTGGAAGCCATGTGTCGCGACTGGCCGTTCTTCTCAACGCGCCTTGGCATGCTGGAGATGGTCTTCTCGAAAGCGGATCTGTGGCTGGCGGAATATTACGATCAGCGCCTGGTGAAACCGGAACTGTGGCCGCTGGGCGAAGAGCTGCGCAAGCTGCTGGAAGCGGATATCAAAGTGGTGCTGGACATTGCTAACGATTCGCACCTGATGGCCGATCTGCCATGGATTGCCGAGTCCATCCAGCTTCGCAACATCTATACCGACCCGTTAAACGTCTTGCAGGCCGAATTGCTGCACCGTTCGCGCCTGGCGGAAGAACAAGGCAAAGAGTCGGACAGCCGCGTCGAACAAGCGCTGATGGTCACCATCGCCGGTGTCGCGGCGGGGATGCGTAACACCGGCTAA
- a CDS encoding phosphoethanolamine transferase CptA, with protein sequence MRSTYTHAKQTFSVKALGWVLLYFWYFSTVLQIAILTSGYSGTNGFRDSVLFSSLWLIPVFLLPRYTRILAAVIGIVLWAASLSMLCYYVIYGQEFSQSVLFVMFESNSHEASEFLGQYFSLKLVLVALAYTAGAIFLWTRLRPVYIPTPWRWLVSFVLLYGLILHPVAMNMLKNKQDLAKASSGLTSRLEPAAPWQLVMGYVQYRHQLSSLNKLLDSNHALPPLANLHDTSGDAPRTLVLVIGESTQRGHMSLYGYPRETTPELDALHKSDPRMTLFNDVVTSRPYTIEILQQALTFADEQHPDLYLTQPSLMNMMKQAGYKTFWITNQQTMTERNTMLTVFSKQTDVQFYMNQQRTQSAREYDTNVLQPFKTVLADPAPKKFIIVHLLGTHIRYDFRYPQDWGKFTDKTDHQPAGLDHDQSETYNSYDDANRFNDHVVASLIKDYKATDPDGFLLYFSDHGEEVYDTPPHNIQGRNEAEPTRHMYTIPFILWTSDKWQAAHPRDFAADVNRKYSSSQLIHTWSDLAGLRYDGYDATRSVVSPQFVEATRWIGNPYKKNALRDYDALPYGDQIANQ encoded by the coding sequence ATGCGTTCCACTTACACTCACGCTAAACAGACGTTTAGTGTGAAAGCCCTTGGATGGGTGCTTCTCTACTTTTGGTATTTCTCCACGGTATTGCAGATAGCTATTTTGACGAGCGGCTACAGTGGAACCAACGGGTTCCGTGACTCTGTCCTGTTTAGCTCCTTATGGCTTATTCCGGTTTTCCTGTTACCGCGTTACACCCGCATTCTGGCCGCCGTGATCGGCATCGTGTTGTGGGCGGCTTCTCTGTCGATGCTCTGTTACTACGTCATTTACGGGCAAGAGTTCTCGCAGAGCGTATTGTTTGTGATGTTTGAATCCAATTCCCACGAAGCGAGCGAGTTTTTAGGCCAGTACTTTAGCCTGAAGCTGGTGCTGGTTGCGCTGGCCTACACGGCCGGGGCGATTTTCCTCTGGACGCGCCTGCGCCCGGTTTATATCCCAACCCCGTGGCGCTGGCTGGTTTCATTCGTCCTGCTGTATGGATTGATTCTCCATCCGGTGGCGATGAATATGCTGAAGAACAAACAGGATCTCGCCAAAGCTTCTTCGGGCCTGACCTCCAGGCTGGAGCCTGCCGCGCCGTGGCAACTGGTGATGGGATACGTGCAGTATCGTCACCAGTTAAGCAGTCTTAATAAACTGCTCGACAGCAACCATGCCTTGCCGCCGCTGGCGAATCTGCACGATACCTCCGGTGATGCGCCGCGTACGCTGGTGCTGGTGATTGGCGAATCCACGCAGCGCGGTCATATGAGCCTGTATGGCTACCCGCGCGAAACGACGCCGGAACTGGATGCGCTACATAAAAGCGATCCGCGTATGACCCTGTTCAATGATGTGGTGACGTCGCGCCCGTATACCATCGAAATCCTGCAACAGGCGCTGACCTTTGCGGATGAGCAGCATCCCGACCTTTATCTCACCCAGCCTTCGCTGATGAACATGATGAAGCAGGCCGGGTATAAAACCTTCTGGATAACCAACCAGCAGACAATGACCGAGCGCAACACCATGCTGACGGTGTTCTCAAAACAGACGGATGTGCAGTTCTATATGAACCAGCAACGCACGCAGAGCGCCCGTGAATATGACACGAACGTCTTGCAACCGTTTAAAACCGTGCTTGCCGATCCCGCGCCGAAGAAATTCATTATTGTTCATCTGCTGGGTACGCATATTCGTTACGACTTCCGCTATCCACAAGACTGGGGAAAATTTACGGATAAGACCGACCATCAGCCCGCCGGGCTGGATCACGATCAGTCCGAGACTTACAACAGCTATGATGATGCCAACCGCTTTAACGATCATGTTGTCGCCTCGCTGATTAAGGATTACAAAGCGACGGATCCTGACGGCTTCCTGCTCTACTTCTCCGATCACGGTGAAGAGGTCTACGACACGCCGCCGCATAATATTCAGGGGCGTAACGAAGCAGAACCCACGCGCCATATGTACACCATTCCGTTTATCCTCTGGACCTCGGATAAATGGCAGGCCGCACATCCGCGTGATTTCGCCGCTGACGTCAACCGCAAATACAGCAGCTCGCAGTTGATTCATACCTGGTCAGATTTGGCGGGTTTACGCTATGACGGTTACGATGCGACGCGTTCTGTCGTCAGCCCGCAGTTTGTCGAGGCGACCCGCTGGATCGGCAACCCGTACAAGAAAAATGCGCTGCGTGATTACGACGCGCTGCCTTATGGCGATCAGATCGCCAATCAGTAA
- a CDS encoding AraC family transcriptional regulator — MSHDVTHLLSRLINGPATLRKIRFAAVNGTVPALACQVDFPRLEIVLDGALTDTGIAGGTSLMTQHDVLYVPAGGWNYQQWLAPATTLSVLFGKQQLSFSVMQWDGMALQNLAKQHVARRGPRVGSFLLQTLHEMQMQPAEQQTARLIVTSLLSHCHDLLGSQIQTASRTQALFEAVRDYIDEHYALPLTRESVAQAFYISPNYLSHLFQKTGAIGFNEYLNHTRLEHAKTLLKGYDLKVKEVAHSCGFVDSNYFCRLFRKNTERSPSEYRQQYHSHLSEK; from the coding sequence ATGAGCCACGACGTCACTCATCTTCTCTCCCGCCTGATAAACGGCCCGGCTACGCTTCGGAAAATCCGCTTCGCGGCCGTGAACGGAACGGTACCTGCGCTGGCCTGTCAGGTCGATTTTCCGCGTCTGGAAATCGTGCTGGATGGCGCGCTAACCGATACCGGCATTGCCGGCGGAACCTCGCTGATGACGCAGCATGATGTTTTGTATGTTCCCGCAGGCGGCTGGAATTACCAACAGTGGCTGGCACCGGCAACGACCCTGAGCGTGCTGTTTGGCAAGCAGCAACTGAGCTTTAGCGTGATGCAGTGGGATGGCATGGCGCTACAAAACCTGGCGAAACAGCATGTTGCCCGCCGTGGCCCGCGCGTGGGCTCATTCCTGCTGCAAACCCTGCATGAAATGCAGATGCAGCCCGCCGAACAGCAAACGGCCCGTTTGATTGTCACCAGCCTGCTTAGCCACTGCCACGATTTGCTTGGCAGCCAGATCCAGACCGCGTCCCGTACCCAGGCGTTGTTCGAAGCCGTTCGCGACTACATCGACGAACATTACGCTCTGCCGCTGACCCGCGAATCCGTTGCGCAGGCATTTTATATTTCGCCCAATTACCTCTCTCACCTGTTTCAGAAAACCGGTGCCATTGGTTTTAATGAGTACCTCAATCACACCCGGCTGGAGCATGCGAAAACGCTGCTCAAAGGCTACGACCTGAAAGTTAAAGAAGTGGCGCACAGTTGCGGGTTTGTCGACAGTAATTACTTCTGCCGCCTGTTTCGCAAAAACACCGAACGATCCCCTTCCGAGTATCGCCAGCAATACCATAGCCATCTCAGTGAGAAATAA